One genomic segment of Arachis duranensis cultivar V14167 chromosome 4, aradu.V14167.gnm2.J7QH, whole genome shotgun sequence includes these proteins:
- the LOC107485709 gene encoding uncharacterized protein LOC107485709, producing the protein MVKNPEADKVVRTVSMVAAITASYFLLTADYDCGPQRNVLEPVKKGILSAESTVKEYLFGSKKESQDNQIEKLDSNKEHP; encoded by the exons ATGGTTAAGAATCCAGAAGCTGACAAGGTTGTTAGAACAGTATCCATGGTGGCAGCTATAACTGCTTCTTATTTCCTCTTAACTGCTGATTATGATTGTGGTCCTCAACGCAATGTTCTTGAGCCT GTTAAGAAGGGAATACTTTCAGCAGAAAGTACCGTGAAAGAGTACCTTTTTGGATCCAAGAAAGAATCTCAAGATAATCAAATAGAGAAATTGGACAGCAACAAGGAGCATCCATAA